A window from Sphingobacterium hotanense encodes these proteins:
- a CDS encoding inorganic phosphate transporter, with translation MENYLYLVLITLAVLAIIDLMVGVSNDAVNFLNSAIGSKAIPFKTIMIIASLGILFGSVFSSGMMEIARSGIYVPSKFTFDDVMAIFLAVMITDIILLDIFNYFGLPTSTTVSIVFELLGAAISLAVFKIVMTDGSWSSLSSYINTEKASEIVYSILLSVVISFSIGMLVQYISRVLFTFQFEKKLKTVGVVFGGIAMAAITYFILIKGLKEVSFLNSDIKNWIKTHELLLLGGSFVVCTIISFIITRLGINILKVIIGIGTFALALSFAGNDLVNFIGVPVAAIQSIEIFQSVPGANPDTFTMDALASSEIVAPLWILLTAGIVMVITLWTSKKAKTVIETEMSLSNQGDGNEKFESNFLSRTIVRGFIRMGSVLSYVMPKTLQSNIDKKFETPMIAVGQQKPKGKDEPMFDMIRASVNLMVASSLIALGTSMKLPLSTTYVTFMVAMGTAFADRAWGRESAVYRVSGVFHVIGGWFVTAGCAFAGAFVFAYFLKVGGIVTFVIALVVLALLLYRNAKSHDKKIKAKALQELNLDKSDILSLQQVMETSANQISETFSKANVFYKDAIDSLIKEDLEALKINKKLTKKLMNDLNSTNNSMYNFIRNLDDSSVKGSRYYIISLGYLQDMIENVAVINSNALNHVDNNHKTLRISQAKDLKYVVERLGDWFSKINMAYKRQDFSKMDSLIDEREGIQEYINNLLDKQIDRIRTSESSPKNSRLYFSILLETNELLSSTYKLLRLHKEFASFRRRNQQ, from the coding sequence ATGGAAAACTATCTTTATCTAGTTCTTATTACCCTTGCCGTCTTAGCAATTATTGATTTGATGGTAGGCGTCAGTAACGACGCTGTAAACTTCCTTAACTCGGCAATCGGCTCGAAAGCAATCCCTTTCAAGACTATCATGATTATTGCCAGCTTAGGAATTTTATTTGGATCAGTATTCTCTAGCGGAATGATGGAAATTGCACGAAGTGGAATCTACGTCCCCAGCAAATTCACCTTTGATGATGTCATGGCAATATTTCTCGCCGTCATGATAACCGACATTATCCTGCTCGATATTTTTAATTATTTCGGACTTCCTACATCGACAACGGTATCTATTGTATTCGAATTACTGGGTGCAGCCATCAGCTTAGCAGTGTTTAAAATCGTTATGACCGACGGTTCTTGGTCTAGTTTATCGTCTTATATCAATACGGAAAAGGCCTCCGAAATCGTCTATAGTATTCTCCTCTCGGTGGTCATATCATTCAGCATTGGTATGTTAGTACAATACATCTCGAGAGTATTATTTACCTTCCAATTTGAAAAGAAATTAAAAACCGTGGGAGTGGTTTTCGGTGGAATTGCTATGGCCGCGATTACTTATTTCATTCTGATCAAAGGTCTGAAAGAAGTATCTTTCCTAAACTCCGACATTAAAAACTGGATCAAAACTCATGAGCTCTTGCTATTAGGTGGCAGCTTTGTGGTTTGTACCATCATAAGTTTTATTATCACGCGGTTAGGGATCAATATCCTCAAAGTAATTATTGGTATTGGAACTTTCGCTCTAGCGCTTTCGTTCGCAGGAAACGACTTAGTGAACTTTATTGGTGTTCCAGTCGCTGCTATACAGTCTATCGAAATTTTCCAAAGCGTACCTGGCGCAAATCCCGACACTTTCACCATGGACGCACTAGCATCCTCTGAAATCGTTGCTCCGCTATGGATATTGCTAACTGCTGGTATTGTCATGGTAATTACTTTATGGACCTCTAAGAAAGCAAAAACCGTTATCGAAACGGAGATGAGTTTATCGAACCAGGGTGATGGAAATGAGAAATTCGAATCAAACTTCCTTTCCAGAACTATTGTACGCGGCTTCATCCGTATGGGCTCTGTGCTTTCCTACGTCATGCCAAAGACTTTGCAATCGAACATCGACAAAAAGTTTGAAACACCGATGATTGCCGTTGGACAACAGAAACCAAAAGGCAAAGACGAGCCGATGTTTGATATGATCCGTGCTTCTGTTAACTTGATGGTTGCGAGTAGCTTAATCGCGTTAGGAACATCGATGAAATTACCTTTATCGACCACCTACGTAACGTTTATGGTAGCGATGGGTACTGCATTTGCCGATCGTGCTTGGGGCCGTGAGAGTGCGGTATATCGCGTTTCGGGTGTATTCCATGTAATCGGTGGATGGTTCGTAACAGCGGGTTGTGCATTTGCCGGAGCCTTCGTTTTTGCTTACTTCTTGAAAGTCGGCGGAATAGTCACTTTTGTGATCGCCTTAGTGGTGCTAGCATTGCTTTTATACCGCAACGCGAAAAGCCATGATAAGAAAATCAAGGCCAAAGCTTTACAGGAACTAAACTTGGACAAATCGGATATTTTATCACTTCAACAAGTGATGGAAACCAGTGCGAACCAAATCTCAGAAACGTTCTCCAAAGCGAACGTATTCTATAAGGACGCGATTGATTCGTTGATTAAGGAAGATTTGGAAGCACTCAAGATCAATAAGAAGTTGACCAAGAAATTGATGAACGACCTTAATTCGACAAATAACTCCATGTATAACTTTATCCGTAACCTGGATGATAGTTCTGTCAAAGGAAGTCGCTATTATATTATTTCCCTTGGCTATTTGCAGGATATGATTGAGAATGTGGCAGTGATAAACTCAAATGCTTTAAATCATGTGGACAATAATCACAAAACGCTTCGCATCAGCCAGGCAAAGGACTTGAAATATGTGGTAGAAAGATTAGGAGATTGGTTCTCAAAGATCAACATGGCTTACAAACGTCAGGATTTCAGTAAGATGGACTCCTTGATTGATGAGCGCGAGGGTATTCAAGAATACATCAATAATCTATTGGATAAACAGATCGATCGAATCAGAACATCGGAAAGCAGTCCAAAAAACAGTAGATTATACTTCTCTATCCTTTTGGAGACGAACGAGTTGCTAAGTTCGACCTACAAATTATTGAGACTTCATAAGGAATTTGCTTCCTTCCGCAGACGGAATCAACAATAA
- a CDS encoding MIP family channel protein, giving the protein METKISSKFIAELIGTFGLVLFGCGAAAIAGGDTLAQTSGLGLLGISLAFGFSVVVFAYAIGGISGCHINPAVTIGVLVSGRISFKDAIVYIIAQLIGALIGAFVLKTVLSGQLAGFSAGEWAFGSNGWGKGYQNEYNMTAAFITETVLTAVFLFVILATTSKVGNGTMAGLAIGFTLVLIHLFAIPITGTSVNPARSFGPAVLAGGQALSQLWLFFAAPILGAIIGAILWKVTYTEAKEA; this is encoded by the coding sequence ATGGAAACAAAAATCTCTTCGAAATTCATTGCTGAGCTGATTGGGACTTTCGGTTTAGTATTATTCGGATGTGGTGCGGCAGCAATCGCTGGTGGCGACACGTTAGCACAAACATCTGGATTAGGCTTATTGGGGATCTCGTTGGCATTCGGGTTCTCGGTTGTTGTCTTTGCGTATGCGATAGGTGGTATTTCCGGCTGTCATATTAACCCGGCCGTAACTATTGGTGTGCTGGTGTCGGGTCGTATATCGTTTAAAGATGCAATCGTTTACATCATTGCACAGCTGATCGGAGCATTAATCGGAGCTTTTGTGCTGAAAACCGTTCTTTCAGGACAACTTGCGGGCTTTAGTGCAGGTGAATGGGCCTTTGGATCAAACGGATGGGGTAAAGGATATCAGAATGAATATAATATGACGGCTGCTTTTATTACAGAGACCGTGTTGACAGCCGTTTTCTTATTTGTTATTTTGGCGACAACATCAAAAGTGGGTAATGGAACGATGGCAGGTTTAGCCATTGGCTTCACACTTGTTTTGATTCACTTATTTGCGATTCCAATTACTGGTACATCTGTGAATCCTGCGCGTAGTTTTGGTCCTGCAGTATTGGCTGGTGGGCAAGCGCTATCGCAGCTATGGTTGTTTTTTGCAGCTCCGATCTTAGGTGCAATTATTGGCGCGATCCTTTGGAAGGTGACTTATACTGAAGCGAAAGAAGCATAA
- a CDS encoding amino acid permease has product MWYKKSISKLISEAEQSGEGTLKRTLSSTGLIALGIGAIIGAGLFSLTGIAAADHAGPAVMLSFIVAAVGCAFAGLCYAEFASMIPVAGSAYTYSYATMGEFMAWIIGWDLVLEYALAAATVAVSWSQYFNELLLMVGIHIPPDLLAGPFEGGMINLPAIVIVCLLSLLLMRGTQESSAVNNILVILKVGVVLLFIVLGWQFIEPSNHTPFIPTNEGEEMVKQGTMGFWDFWGSDYRGHYGWTGILQAAGVVFFAFIGFDAVSTAAQEAKNPKKDMPIGIIGSLIICTVLYVLFSYVMTGLAPYTAFSGDAKPVATAFAKTGYHFLNTAMIVTIIAGYTSVILVMLLGQSRVFYSMSKDGLLPKFFSDLSKRQTPWKTNAIFMIFVSIFAGFVPVSDLGHMVSIGTLFAFTLVCVGILVLRKTNPEIERPFRTPLVPLVPILGILVCVLMMAGLPIESWERLGIWMAIGVAFYFAYGYKNSVLRKEKEANGTKNIE; this is encoded by the coding sequence ATGTGGTATAAAAAATCAATTTCGAAATTAATTTCCGAAGCAGAACAAAGTGGTGAAGGAACATTAAAGAGAACATTGTCCAGCACGGGATTGATCGCCTTAGGAATTGGCGCAATCATCGGAGCGGGACTTTTTTCTTTAACGGGTATTGCCGCCGCAGATCATGCCGGCCCCGCAGTAATGCTATCCTTTATTGTCGCAGCCGTTGGCTGTGCTTTCGCTGGCTTATGCTATGCCGAATTCGCATCCATGATTCCTGTCGCAGGAAGCGCCTATACCTATTCATATGCAACCATGGGCGAATTTATGGCTTGGATCATTGGATGGGACTTGGTACTTGAATATGCTTTAGCCGCAGCCACCGTCGCAGTAAGTTGGTCACAATATTTCAATGAGCTTTTGCTCATGGTAGGCATACATATACCACCAGACCTCCTTGCAGGCCCTTTTGAAGGCGGAATGATCAATCTTCCGGCAATTGTTATCGTCTGCCTATTATCGCTCCTGTTGATGCGTGGAACGCAAGAATCGTCTGCGGTGAATAACATCTTAGTTATTCTGAAGGTCGGCGTCGTTCTTCTGTTCATCGTTTTAGGCTGGCAATTTATCGAGCCGTCAAACCACACGCCATTTATCCCAACAAATGAAGGCGAGGAAATGGTGAAACAAGGGACTATGGGTTTTTGGGATTTCTGGGGATCCGACTATCGAGGACATTATGGTTGGACAGGTATTCTACAGGCAGCGGGTGTAGTTTTCTTTGCGTTCATCGGTTTTGATGCCGTAAGTACTGCAGCACAGGAAGCAAAAAATCCGAAGAAAGATATGCCGATCGGAATCATCGGCTCCTTGATTATTTGTACAGTTCTATATGTACTTTTCTCTTATGTGATGACAGGTTTAGCACCTTACACAGCTTTCAGCGGTGATGCCAAACCGGTTGCGACCGCCTTCGCAAAAACAGGATACCACTTTTTAAATACCGCAATGATCGTGACCATCATCGCCGGATATACATCCGTTATCCTCGTAATGCTATTAGGCCAAAGCCGTGTATTCTACTCCATGAGTAAGGATGGTTTATTGCCAAAATTCTTTTCCGACCTATCAAAACGTCAAACACCATGGAAAACCAATGCCATCTTCATGATATTTGTGAGTATTTTCGCAGGTTTTGTACCGGTATCCGACCTGGGACATATGGTAAGTATCGGGACCTTATTTGCATTTACGCTAGTATGTGTGGGAATATTGGTGTTGAGAAAAACGAATCCCGAAATTGAACGTCCATTTAGAACACCGTTGGTACCGTTAGTTCCTATCTTAGGAATTCTAGTTTGTGTATTGATGATGGCTGGACTTCCAATCGAAAGCTGGGAGCGTCTAGGTATTTGGATGGCGATTGGCGTAGCATTCTACTTTGCTTACGGATACAAAAATTCTGTCCTCCGAAAAGAAAAAGAAGCCAACGGCACAAAGAATATTGAATAA
- a CDS encoding EamA family transporter encodes MNKTQGAIAVFLGAASFGILSTFVKKAYEQGYSLGEVTGIQAFLGALILWILWIVVARTKSQKKYPAKSSKWKIILAGVSTGTVSILYYKCVQLVPASLAIVLLMQYIWIGQLIEFIFFKVKPSATQIIGIVCILIGTVFATGLIEEPLSSFSIPGLIYGVLAATAYSVFMIVNGRVGNDYPPIHKSALMITGAFLLIAITLQPVSLLQSETFIGILPYGLLLAFFGTVIPPLLFAYGMPSIGYSLGAVLSAVELPVAVCMSYLVLHESVSWMKWLGVIFILLIIVWKNIPKQKSSNPTLN; translated from the coding sequence ATGAACAAAACTCAGGGAGCAATTGCAGTTTTTCTAGGTGCTGCGAGCTTTGGAATTCTCTCCACATTTGTAAAAAAAGCTTATGAACAGGGCTATTCATTAGGCGAAGTCACAGGTATACAAGCCTTTTTAGGGGCGTTGATCCTTTGGATACTTTGGATAGTTGTAGCTAGAACTAAATCACAAAAAAAATATCCTGCTAAATCTTCGAAGTGGAAAATCATCTTGGCTGGGGTCAGTACTGGAACGGTCAGTATCTTATACTACAAATGTGTGCAATTAGTACCTGCATCCTTGGCAATCGTACTGTTAATGCAGTATATATGGATTGGTCAGCTGATCGAATTTATTTTTTTCAAAGTAAAACCGAGTGCAACCCAGATTATCGGAATTGTCTGCATATTGATTGGGACTGTCTTTGCGACGGGCTTAATTGAAGAGCCACTTTCTTCTTTTTCCATACCCGGCTTAATCTATGGGGTATTGGCAGCAACAGCTTATTCTGTCTTCATGATCGTCAATGGGCGAGTTGGAAATGATTACCCTCCTATCCATAAATCTGCGCTGATGATTACCGGAGCCTTTCTGTTAATCGCTATCACGCTGCAGCCCGTTAGTTTATTACAGAGCGAAACTTTCATAGGCATTTTACCCTACGGACTTCTGCTTGCATTTTTTGGAACGGTGATACCGCCCTTGCTCTTTGCCTATGGCATGCCTAGCATTGGTTATTCGTTGGGTGCTGTATTGAGTGCTGTTGAACTGCCAGTTGCTGTGTGTATGTCTTACCTGGTATTACATGAATCGGTTTCTTGGATGAAGTGGCTGGGGGTTATTTTTATCCTGTTGATTATTGTATGGAAGAATATTCCAAAACAAAAATCTTCGAATCCGACTTTAAATTAA
- a CDS encoding DNA polymerase III subunit gamma/tau has product MDNFIVSARKYRPVTFDSVVGQQHITGTLKNAIRNNQLAQAFLFCGPRGVGKTTCARILAKTINCERITAENEACGECDSCKSFQNGNSFSIHELDAASNNSVDDIRSLIDQVRIPPQTGKYKIYIIDEVHMLSQQAFNAFLKTLEEPPSYAIFILATTEKHKILPTILSRCQIFDFNRIKVEDMANHLTSIAGKEGIAFEPDGLHVIAQKADGGLRDALSMFDQIVSFSNKQLTYKAVIDNLNILDYDYYFQLLDAIYKQDAANALLVFDSILNKGFDGGHFISGLSSHIRNLLVTKDPSTLKLLEVSENVKKRYLEQAQQLSSGLLLSALNIANQCEVNYRTSKNQRLQVELALLKMCHISSAIALAQNGIPAQAEVKKKLPESGIKEAPKTTSPSNNPSQFTSPVAKQIDNNASATSTSNAAPVKAAATTPAENATTKSNESAAKPAFKGWGNFKPANSLPNLNTIFDEKKTSDSDGPELVEGSEYLEVTQNAFLSKWNIFAEKLKADNKITLFTIMTASTPTLNGVTIEVEVENAVQSDQLKLGKIDILNFLRVELRNFALDLNVVMVEKTKDRKPYTAQEKYQAMVAKNPLLEELRKTFDLGLS; this is encoded by the coding sequence ATGGATAATTTTATTGTTTCTGCACGAAAATACAGGCCGGTTACTTTCGACTCGGTAGTAGGTCAGCAACACATTACCGGAACCCTTAAGAATGCTATTCGCAATAATCAATTGGCGCAGGCATTTTTGTTTTGTGGACCTCGTGGGGTGGGTAAGACGACTTGCGCGCGTATTTTAGCTAAAACAATAAATTGCGAGCGGATTACAGCAGAGAACGAAGCCTGTGGCGAATGTGATAGCTGTAAGTCTTTTCAGAATGGTAATTCATTCAGTATTCACGAACTTGATGCGGCGTCTAATAACTCCGTAGATGATATCCGATCCTTGATTGACCAAGTTCGTATCCCACCTCAAACCGGAAAGTATAAAATCTATATCATCGATGAGGTGCACATGCTTTCGCAACAAGCTTTCAATGCGTTTCTAAAAACGCTTGAAGAACCGCCTTCCTATGCTATATTTATTTTAGCGACAACGGAGAAACATAAGATTCTTCCGACTATTTTATCGCGTTGTCAAATTTTTGACTTCAACAGGATTAAGGTTGAGGATATGGCGAATCATCTAACTTCAATTGCTGGCAAAGAGGGGATAGCCTTCGAGCCAGACGGGCTACATGTGATTGCTCAGAAAGCAGATGGTGGGTTGCGTGATGCCTTATCCATGTTCGATCAAATCGTAAGTTTTTCAAACAAGCAGTTGACCTACAAGGCTGTTATTGATAATCTTAACATTCTCGATTACGACTATTACTTCCAATTGCTGGATGCAATATATAAACAGGATGCGGCAAATGCCCTTTTAGTATTTGATTCGATACTGAACAAAGGTTTCGATGGCGGACATTTTATTTCCGGTCTATCAAGCCATATCAGAAACCTACTGGTGACCAAGGATCCATCAACACTAAAGTTGTTAGAGGTTAGTGAGAATGTGAAAAAACGCTACTTGGAGCAGGCTCAGCAATTATCTAGCGGATTGCTGTTATCCGCGTTAAATATCGCCAACCAATGCGAAGTAAACTACCGTACCAGCAAGAACCAACGCTTGCAGGTCGAATTGGCCTTGCTGAAGATGTGCCATATCTCGAGTGCTATCGCACTAGCCCAAAATGGGATACCAGCGCAAGCTGAAGTAAAAAAAAAACTCCCTGAGTCTGGGATAAAGGAGGCGCCGAAAACAACGTCTCCAAGTAATAATCCCAGTCAGTTTACCAGTCCTGTTGCCAAGCAGATTGACAATAACGCATCAGCGACATCCACATCAAATGCAGCTCCTGTAAAGGCAGCGGCGACTACTCCTGCTGAAAATGCAACAACAAAATCTAACGAATCGGCCGCGAAGCCAGCGTTCAAGGGCTGGGGGAACTTTAAACCTGCTAATTCACTCCCAAACTTAAATACCATTTTTGATGAGAAGAAAACAAGCGATTCAGACGGCCCCGAACTTGTTGAAGGTTCTGAATACTTAGAGGTTACTCAGAATGCTTTTCTTTCCAAATGGAATATCTTTGCCGAGAAATTAAAAGCGGATAACAAAATCACTCTATTTACGATCATGACGGCGAGCACACCGACATTAAATGGGGTGACGATTGAGGTAGAAGTAGAGAACGCGGTACAATCCGATCAATTGAAGCTAGGTAAGATCGATATTTTGAACTTCCTTCGTGTAGAGCTTCGAAACTTCGCTTTGGATTTGAACGTCGTGATGGTGGAGAAAACGAAAGATCGTAAGCCGTACACCGCTCAGGAGAAATATCAAGCGATGGTTGCCAAAAATCCACTTTTAGAAGAATTGCGAAAAACCTTTGATTTAGGACTAAGTTAA
- a CDS encoding C40 family peptidase → MKVNFAVLFLLLGALLFSSCGAKKKSTSGPLVGGVRPNKNAPISDASDARGMEYSKNKLENYAALLGVKQKELDNKSLYYVIDEWMGTPHRMGGLDKRGVDCSGFVGMLYRKAYGKDLPRTSRDMADVIKRKYDRQLKEGDLVFFSFGGRNIDHVGIYLHNDKFVHVSTRKGVIISSLKDAWYSKYFTRCGTPTI, encoded by the coding sequence ATGAAAGTTAATTTTGCCGTACTGTTTTTGTTATTAGGTGCTTTGCTATTCAGTTCTTGTGGTGCTAAGAAGAAATCTACTAGTGGACCGTTGGTAGGAGGTGTTCGACCGAATAAGAATGCTCCGATCAGTGATGCGAGCGACGCTCGTGGGATGGAATACTCGAAAAATAAGTTGGAAAATTATGCTGCACTTTTAGGGGTCAAGCAAAAGGAGCTCGATAATAAAAGTTTGTATTACGTGATTGACGAATGGATGGGAACACCACATCGGATGGGAGGGCTGGACAAGCGCGGTGTGGATTGCTCTGGATTTGTAGGGATGTTGTATCGCAAAGCATATGGAAAAGATTTGCCGCGTACCTCACGCGATATGGCAGACGTTATCAAACGTAAATATGATAGGCAATTAAAGGAAGGCGATTTGGTGTTTTTCTCTTTCGGAGGTCGAAATATTGACCATGTGGGCATTTACCTGCATAACGATAAGTTTGTGCATGTATCGACACGTAAAGGCGTTATCATTTCCAGTTTGAAGGACGCATGGTACTCGAAATATTTCACGCGCTGCGGGACACCGACAATCTAA
- a CDS encoding HPP family protein has product MYKETLVDVREHFWSFVGAFVGIGIIAYLQSLQLPALENIFLIGSFGASAVLVYGAIQSPLAQPRNLIGGHVVSALVGVTVGKLLPDVIWLTAPLAVAFSIVFMQITKTLHPPGGATALIAVSSGTKIASMGYMYVLSPVFTGALILFLVALLFNNVTKKRHYPVKASRLRKSRRSQLSRRFKAGA; this is encoded by the coding sequence ATGTATAAGGAGACTCTGGTTGATGTTCGGGAGCATTTCTGGTCTTTTGTTGGCGCCTTTGTTGGTATAGGTATCATCGCGTATTTACAATCCTTACAACTTCCGGCTTTAGAGAATATCTTTCTGATAGGATCTTTTGGTGCCTCGGCTGTTTTGGTCTACGGTGCGATCCAAAGTCCCTTAGCGCAGCCTAGAAACCTAATCGGCGGCCATGTAGTCTCCGCATTAGTAGGAGTGACGGTAGGGAAGCTGTTGCCTGATGTGATTTGGCTAACGGCTCCTTTGGCTGTTGCCTTTTCGATTGTGTTTATGCAGATTACCAAAACATTGCATCCTCCGGGAGGTGCCACAGCATTGATTGCGGTTAGCTCAGGTACAAAGATCGCTAGTATGGGCTATATGTATGTGCTTTCTCCTGTGTTCACTGGCGCTTTAATCTTATTCCTAGTTGCCCTTCTATTTAACAATGTGACCAAGAAGCGTCACTATCCCGTGAAAGCGTCTAGATTACGTAAGTCCCGTCGCAGTCAATTAAGTAGGCGATTTAAAGCGGGTGCTTAA
- the rlmB gene encoding 23S rRNA (guanosine(2251)-2'-O)-methyltransferase RlmB, whose product MQQFQRRERPEKRETNQMVFGIRAVMEAIDSGREIESLFVQRGLSGTLFAEFKALIKEHNVAYQQVPIEKLNRITKKNHQGIIAVISPIIYQNIEDLLPVIYEKGETPLLLMLDGVTDVRNMGAIARTAECAGVHAIIVPKKGSAEINPDAIKTSAGALFKIPVCRHDSLSKTAKFLIDSGVQLVVSTEKTKESIYDVDYTGPSCVIMGAEDVGVSDDLIRISDKLAKIPMFGEIGSLNVSVSAAVVIYEAIRQRNID is encoded by the coding sequence ATGCAACAATTTCAACGCAGGGAAAGACCCGAAAAGAGAGAGACTAACCAAATGGTATTTGGTATTCGTGCCGTTATGGAAGCTATCGATAGTGGACGAGAAATCGAGTCGTTGTTTGTACAACGTGGTTTGTCGGGGACTTTGTTTGCGGAATTTAAAGCGCTGATTAAAGAGCATAATGTCGCTTACCAACAGGTTCCTATCGAAAAATTGAACCGTATCACAAAAAAGAATCATCAAGGAATCATCGCTGTAATATCTCCGATCATTTATCAGAATATCGAAGATCTCCTTCCTGTCATTTATGAAAAAGGGGAAACGCCATTGCTGTTAATGTTAGATGGTGTTACGGATGTGCGAAATATGGGCGCTATTGCTCGTACGGCAGAATGTGCGGGGGTGCATGCGATTATAGTTCCAAAGAAAGGGTCTGCAGAAATCAACCCTGATGCGATCAAGACGTCTGCAGGAGCATTGTTCAAGATTCCGGTCTGTCGTCATGATTCATTGAGCAAGACTGCTAAGTTTTTGATTGATTCTGGCGTGCAGCTTGTTGTCAGTACAGAAAAAACGAAGGAATCTATTTATGATGTAGATTATACTGGTCCTTCCTGTGTTATTATGGGTGCTGAAGATGTCGGTGTATCGGATGACCTGATCCGCATTTCAGATAAATTGGCTAAGATCCCGATGTTCGGTGAGATTGGTTCATTGAATGTTTCCGTTTCGGCTGCGGTTGTTATCTACGAGGCAATTCGCCAACGCAATATAGACTAA